Proteins found in one Oncorhynchus tshawytscha isolate Ot180627B linkage group LG25, Otsh_v2.0, whole genome shotgun sequence genomic segment:
- the LOC112239397 gene encoding uncharacterized protein LOC112239397 isoform X3, whose product MDEAIAIILISGAMFLGCFLLGLIPLLMKLSEKRLQFVSVFGAGLLCGTALAIVLPEGVELLEESWRDPRTGMSNRTSITATLGLVIHAAADGVALGTAVASSQVTVQVVVFLAVILHKAPTAFGLVTFLMQAGVEKKQIQKHLLVFSAAAPVLSIGTYFILNACGGSPQNRLSAVCFSLLLQCGGSPQNRLSAVCYSLLLQCGGSPQNRLSAVCFSLLLQGGGSPQNRLSAVCFSLLLQCGGSPQNRLSAVCYSLLLQGGGSPQNRLSAVCFSLLLQGGGSPQNRLSAVCFSLLLQSGGSPQNRLSAVCFSLLLQSGGSPQNRLSAVCFSLLLQCGGSPQNRLSAVCFSLLLQCGGSPQNRLSAVCFSLLLQCGGSPQNRLSAVCFSLLLQCGGSPQNRLSAVCFSLLLQCGGSPQNRLSATGVGMLFSAGTFLYVATVHVLPEISSRGQQSSPHLHGTGSGQLEVLESLTLILGAGLPVLLALGLRDD is encoded by the exons ATGGATGAGGCAATAGCGATTATTTTAATATCCGGTGCGATGTTTTTGGGATGTTTTCTATTAGGTTTGATTCCACTTCTGATGAAACTTTCTGAG AAGAGGCTGCAGTTTGTTAGTGTATTCGGGGCAGGCCTGCTCTGTGGTACAGCTCTAGCTATCGTCCTCCCAGAAGGGGTGGAACTACTGGAAGAGTCATGGAGAG ATCCACGGACTGGGATGTCCAACAGGACCAGTATCACAGCTACACTAGGACTGGTTATCCATGCTGCTG CTGACGGTGTAGCGTTAGGTACAGCCGTGGCTTCCTCCCAGGTCACAGTTCAAGTCGTGGTGTTCCTGGCTGTGATTCTGCACAAG gctcctACAGCATTTGGTCTGGTCACCTTTCTGATGCAGGCAGGTGTAGAGAAGAAGCAGATTCAGAAGCATCTCTTGGTGTTCTCTGCTGCAGCACCTGTTCTCTCCATTGGTACATACTTTATCCTGAACGCG TGTGGTGGTTCGCCCCAGAACCGTCTGAGtgctgtgtgtttctccctcctaCTGCAGTGTGGTGGTTCGCCCCAGAACCGTCTGAGTGCTGTGTGTTACTCCCTCCTACTGCAGTGTGGTGGTTCGCCCCAGAACCGTCTGAGtgctgtgtgtttctccctcctaCTGCAGGGTGGTGGTTCGCCCCAGAACCGTCTGAGtgctgtgtgtttctccctcctaCTGCAGTGTGGTGGTTCGCCCCAGAACCGTCTGAGTGCTGTGTGTTACTCTCTCCTACTGCAGGGTGGTGGTTCGCCCCAGAACCGTCTGAGtgctgtgtgtttctccctcctaCTGCAGGGTGGTGGTTCGCCCCAGAACCGTCTGAGtgctgtgtgtttctccctcctaCTGCAGAGTGGTGGTTCGCCCCAGAACCGTCTGAGtgctgtgtgtttctccctcctaCTGCAGAGTGGTGGTTCGCCCCAGAACCGTCTGAGtgctgtgtgtttctccctcctaCTGCAGTGTGGTGGTTCGCCCCAGAACCGTCTGAGtgctgtgtgtttctccctcctaCTGCAGTGTGGTGGTTCGCCCCAGAACCGTCTGAGtgctgtgtgtttctccctcctaCTGCAGTGTGGTGGTTCGCCCCAGAACCGTCTGAGtgctgtgtgtttctccctcctaCTGCAGTGTGGTGGTTCGCCCCAGAACCGTCTGAGtgctgtgtgtttctccctcctaCTGCAGTGTGGTGGTTCGCCCCAGAACCGTCTGAGTGCTACAGGTGTTGGGATGCTCTTCTCCGCTGGGACGTTCCTCTACGTAGCTACAGTCCATGTACTACCAGAGATCAGCTCCAGGGGGCAGCAGAGCTCTCCCCACCTCCACGGGACTGGGAGCGGGCAGCTGGAGGTCCTGGAGAGCCTCACGCTGATACTCGGAGCAGGACTACCTGTGTTACTGGCCCTGGGACTACGTGATGACTAG
- the LOC112239397 gene encoding zinc transporter ZIP9 isoform X4, which yields MDEAIAIILISGAMFLGCFLLGLIPLLMKLSEKRLQFVSVFGAGLLCGTALAIVLPEGVELLEESWRVSSCSVAPAAANQNASDVGVGQQLQEEDPPSKGLPARFFIGVSLVVGFILMFLVDQISSYCSGHDPRTGMSNRTSITATLGLVIHAAADGVALGTAVASSQVTVQVVVFLAVILHKAPTAFGLVTFLMQAGVEKKQIQKHLLVFSAAAPVLSIGTYFILNAGGGSPQNRLSAVCFSLLLQGGGSPQNRLSAVCFSLLPQGGGSPQNRLSAVCFSLLLQGGGLPQNRLSAVCFSLLLQSGGSPQNRLSAVCFSLLLQSGGLPQNRLSAVCFSLLLQGGGLPQNRLSAVCYSLLLQSGGSPQNRLSAVCFSLLLQSGGSPQNRLSAVCFSLLLQSGGSPQNRLSAVCFSLLLQSGGSPQNRLSAVCFSRYCRVVVRPRTV from the exons ATGGATGAGGCAATAGCGATTATTTTAATATCCGGTGCGATGTTTTTGGGATGTTTTCTATTAGGTTTGATTCCACTTCTGATGAAACTTTCTGAG AAGAGGCTGCAGTTTGTTAGTGTATTCGGGGCAGGCCTGCTCTGTGGTACAGCTCTAGCTATCGTCCTCCCAGAAGGGGTGGAACTACTGGAAGAGTCATGGAGAG TCTCCTCCTGCTCTGTCGCCCCAgcagcagccaatcagaatgcCAGTGATGTTGGGGTCGGGCAGCAGCTCCAGGAGGAGGACCCCCCCTCTAAAGGTCTCCCAGCACGGTTCTTCATCGGGGTCTCCCTGGTCGTAGGGTTCATCCTCATGTTCCTGGTGGACCAGATCAGTAGCTACTGCTCCGGACACG ATCCACGGACTGGGATGTCCAACAGGACCAGTATCACAGCTACACTAGGACTGGTTATCCATGCTGCTG CTGACGGTGTAGCGTTAGGTACAGCCGTGGCTTCCTCCCAGGTCACAGTTCAAGTCGTGGTGTTCCTGGCTGTGATTCTGCACAAG gctcctACAGCATTTGGTCTGGTCACCTTTCTGATGCAGGCAGGTGTAGAGAAGAAGCAGATTCAGAAGCATCTCTTGGTGTTCTCTGCTGCAGCACCTGTTCTCTCCATTGGTACATACTTTATCCTGAACGCG GGTGGTGGTTCGCCCCAGAACCGTCTGAGtgctgtgtgtttctccctcctaCTGCAGGGTGGTGGTTCGCCCCAGAACCGTCTGAGtgctgtgtgtttctccctcctaCCTCAGGGTGGTGGTTCGCCCCAGAACCGTCTGAGtgctgtgtgtttctccctcctaCTGCAGGGTGGTGGTTTGCCCCAGAACCGTCTGAGtgctgtgtgtttctccctcctaCTGCAGAGTGGTGGTTCGCCCCAGAACCGTCTGAGtgctgtgtgtttctccctcctaCTGCAGAGTGGTGGTTTGCCCCAGAACCGTCTGAGtgctgtgtgtttctccctcctaCTGCAGGGTGGTGGTTTGCCCCAGAACCGTCTGAGTGCTGTGTGTTACTCCCTCCTACTGCAGAGTGGTGGTTCGCCCCAGAACCGTCTGAGtgctgtgtgtttctccctcctaCTGCAGAGTGGTGGTTCGCCCCAGAACCGTCTGAGTGCTGTGTGTTTCTCCCTACTACTGCAGAGTGGTGGTTCGCCCCAGAACCGTCTGAGtgctgtgtgtttctccctcctaCTGCAGAGTGGTGGTTCGCCCCAGAACCGTCTGAGTGCTGTGTGTTTCTCCCGCTACTGCAGAGTGGTGGTTCGCCCCAGAACCGTCTGA
- the LOC112239397 gene encoding uncharacterized protein LOC112239397 isoform X2, with product MSTNVSSCSVAPAAANQNASDVGVGQQLQEEDPPSKGLPARFFIGVSLVVGFILMFLVDQISSYCSGHDPRTGMSNRTSITATLGLVIHAAADGVALGTAVASSQVTVQVVVFLAVILHKAPTAFGLVTFLMQAGVEKKQIQKHLLVFSAAAPVLSIGTYFILNACGGSPQNRLSAVCFSLLLQCGGSPQNRLSAVCYSLLLQCGGSPQNRLSAVCFSLLLQGGGSPQNRLSAVCFSLLLQCGGSPQNRLSAVCYSLLLQGGGSPQNRLSAVCFSLLLQGGGSPQNRLSAVCFSLLLQSGGSPQNRLSAVCFSLLLQSGGSPQNRLSAVCFSLLLQCGGSPQNRLSAVCFSLLLQCGGSPQNRLSAVCFSLLLQCGGSPQNRLSAVCFSLLLQCGGSPQNRLSAVCFSLLLQCGGSPQNRLSATGVGMLFSAGTFLYVATVHVLPEISSRGQQSSPHLHGTGSGQLEVLESLTLILGAGLPVLLALGLRDD from the exons ATGTCAACTAACG TCTCCTCCTGCTCTGTCGCCCCAgcagcagccaatcagaatgcCAGTGATGTTGGGGTCGGGCAGCAGCTCCAGGAGGAGGACCCCCCCTCTAAAGGTCTCCCAGCACGGTTCTTCATCGGGGTCTCCCTGGTCGTAGGGTTCATCCTCATGTTCCTGGTGGACCAGATCAGTAGCTACTGCTCCGGACACG ATCCACGGACTGGGATGTCCAACAGGACCAGTATCACAGCTACACTAGGACTGGTTATCCATGCTGCTG CTGACGGTGTAGCGTTAGGTACAGCCGTGGCTTCCTCCCAGGTCACAGTTCAAGTCGTGGTGTTCCTGGCTGTGATTCTGCACAAG gctcctACAGCATTTGGTCTGGTCACCTTTCTGATGCAGGCAGGTGTAGAGAAGAAGCAGATTCAGAAGCATCTCTTGGTGTTCTCTGCTGCAGCACCTGTTCTCTCCATTGGTACATACTTTATCCTGAACGCG TGTGGTGGTTCGCCCCAGAACCGTCTGAGtgctgtgtgtttctccctcctaCTGCAGTGTGGTGGTTCGCCCCAGAACCGTCTGAGTGCTGTGTGTTACTCCCTCCTACTGCAGTGTGGTGGTTCGCCCCAGAACCGTCTGAGtgctgtgtgtttctccctcctaCTGCAGGGTGGTGGTTCGCCCCAGAACCGTCTGAGtgctgtgtgtttctccctcctaCTGCAGTGTGGTGGTTCGCCCCAGAACCGTCTGAGTGCTGTGTGTTACTCTCTCCTACTGCAGGGTGGTGGTTCGCCCCAGAACCGTCTGAGtgctgtgtgtttctccctcctaCTGCAGGGTGGTGGTTCGCCCCAGAACCGTCTGAGtgctgtgtgtttctccctcctaCTGCAGAGTGGTGGTTCGCCCCAGAACCGTCTGAGtgctgtgtgtttctccctcctaCTGCAGAGTGGTGGTTCGCCCCAGAACCGTCTGAGtgctgtgtgtttctccctcctaCTGCAGTGTGGTGGTTCGCCCCAGAACCGTCTGAGtgctgtgtgtttctccctcctaCTGCAGTGTGGTGGTTCGCCCCAGAACCGTCTGAGtgctgtgtgtttctccctcctaCTGCAGTGTGGTGGTTCGCCCCAGAACCGTCTGAGtgctgtgtgtttctccctcctaCTGCAGTGTGGTGGTTCGCCCCAGAACCGTCTGAGtgctgtgtgtttctccctcctaCTGCAGTGTGGTGGTTCGCCCCAGAACCGTCTGAGTGCTACAGGTGTTGGGATGCTCTTCTCCGCTGGGACGTTCCTCTACGTAGCTACAGTCCATGTACTACCAGAGATCAGCTCCAGGGGGCAGCAGAGCTCTCCCCACCTCCACGGGACTGGGAGCGGGCAGCTGGAGGTCCTGGAGAGCCTCACGCTGATACTCGGAGCAGGACTACCTGTGTTACTGGCCCTGGGACTACGTGATGACTAG
- the LOC112239397 gene encoding zinc transporter ZIP9 isoform X1, whose amino-acid sequence MDEAIAIILISGAMFLGCFLLGLIPLLMKLSEKRLQFVSVFGAGLLCGTALAIVLPEGVELLEESWRVSSCSVAPAAANQNASDVGVGQQLQEEDPPSKGLPARFFIGVSLVVGFILMFLVDQISSYCSGHDPRTGMSNRTSITATLGLVIHAAADGVALGTAVASSQVTVQVVVFLAVILHKAPTAFGLVTFLMQAGVEKKQIQKHLLVFSAAAPVLSIGTYFILNACGGSPQNRLSAVCFSLLLQCGGSPQNRLSAVCYSLLLQCGGSPQNRLSAVCFSLLLQGGGSPQNRLSAVCFSLLLQCGGSPQNRLSAVCYSLLLQGGGSPQNRLSAVCFSLLLQGGGSPQNRLSAVCFSLLLQSGGSPQNRLSAVCFSLLLQSGGSPQNRLSAVCFSLLLQCGGSPQNRLSAVCFSLLLQCGGSPQNRLSAVCFSLLLQCGGSPQNRLSAVCFSLLLQCGGSPQNRLSAVCFSLLLQCGGSPQNRLSATGVGMLFSAGTFLYVATVHVLPEISSRGQQSSPHLHGTGSGQLEVLESLTLILGAGLPVLLALGLRDD is encoded by the exons ATGGATGAGGCAATAGCGATTATTTTAATATCCGGTGCGATGTTTTTGGGATGTTTTCTATTAGGTTTGATTCCACTTCTGATGAAACTTTCTGAG AAGAGGCTGCAGTTTGTTAGTGTATTCGGGGCAGGCCTGCTCTGTGGTACAGCTCTAGCTATCGTCCTCCCAGAAGGGGTGGAACTACTGGAAGAGTCATGGAGAG TCTCCTCCTGCTCTGTCGCCCCAgcagcagccaatcagaatgcCAGTGATGTTGGGGTCGGGCAGCAGCTCCAGGAGGAGGACCCCCCCTCTAAAGGTCTCCCAGCACGGTTCTTCATCGGGGTCTCCCTGGTCGTAGGGTTCATCCTCATGTTCCTGGTGGACCAGATCAGTAGCTACTGCTCCGGACACG ATCCACGGACTGGGATGTCCAACAGGACCAGTATCACAGCTACACTAGGACTGGTTATCCATGCTGCTG CTGACGGTGTAGCGTTAGGTACAGCCGTGGCTTCCTCCCAGGTCACAGTTCAAGTCGTGGTGTTCCTGGCTGTGATTCTGCACAAG gctcctACAGCATTTGGTCTGGTCACCTTTCTGATGCAGGCAGGTGTAGAGAAGAAGCAGATTCAGAAGCATCTCTTGGTGTTCTCTGCTGCAGCACCTGTTCTCTCCATTGGTACATACTTTATCCTGAACGCG TGTGGTGGTTCGCCCCAGAACCGTCTGAGtgctgtgtgtttctccctcctaCTGCAGTGTGGTGGTTCGCCCCAGAACCGTCTGAGTGCTGTGTGTTACTCCCTCCTACTGCAGTGTGGTGGTTCGCCCCAGAACCGTCTGAGtgctgtgtgtttctccctcctaCTGCAGGGTGGTGGTTCGCCCCAGAACCGTCTGAGtgctgtgtgtttctccctcctaCTGCAGTGTGGTGGTTCGCCCCAGAACCGTCTGAGTGCTGTGTGTTACTCTCTCCTACTGCAGGGTGGTGGTTCGCCCCAGAACCGTCTGAGtgctgtgtgtttctccctcctaCTGCAGGGTGGTGGTTCGCCCCAGAACCGTCTGAGtgctgtgtgtttctccctcctaCTGCAGAGTGGTGGTTCGCCCCAGAACCGTCTGAGtgctgtgtgtttctccctcctaCTGCAGAGTGGTGGTTCGCCCCAGAACCGTCTGAGtgctgtgtgtttctccctcctaCTGCAGTGTGGTGGTTCGCCCCAGAACCGTCTGAGtgctgtgtgtttctccctcctaCTGCAGTGTGGTGGTTCGCCCCAGAACCGTCTGAGtgctgtgtgtttctccctcctaCTGCAGTGTGGTGGTTCGCCCCAGAACCGTCTGAGtgctgtgtgtttctccctcctaCTGCAGTGTGGTGGTTCGCCCCAGAACCGTCTGAGtgctgtgtgtttctccctcctaCTGCAGTGTGGTGGTTCGCCCCAGAACCGTCTGAGTGCTACAGGTGTTGGGATGCTCTTCTCCGCTGGGACGTTCCTCTACGTAGCTACAGTCCATGTACTACCAGAGATCAGCTCCAGGGGGCAGCAGAGCTCTCCCCACCTCCACGGGACTGGGAGCGGGCAGCTGGAGGTCCTGGAGAGCCTCACGCTGATACTCGGAGCAGGACTACCTGTGTTACTGGCCCTGGGACTACGTGATGACTAG